Genomic DNA from Larus michahellis chromosome 3, bLarMic1.1, whole genome shotgun sequence:
GGCTGCGGAACCAAGGGACAGGAAAAGAAGTACTGAGCTTTCCCTCTGTGCTGAGCTTTGTCATGCTGTGGCCCGATTACAACTCATACTCAAACTTGCCAGTTGATGAACTTGCCCATACGTCAGTACTAACTGCAGCTACGGCAGCGGCAGTGGGATTTGCTTGTGCAAGTTTACCGAGAAGTTAGaccacagtaaaaaagaaaataatttgcattttggtAGTCAACTTATTATGGGACACATGGCTCCTATGCATAAATTTGAAAGTGAAATCCGATTTGACTGTGCTTCATATTTGCATAACTGACAAGGCTAAATTGAGTGCACCTCAGTGGTAGAGTGCCTGAACTTGCCAGAGAAAGCTCTACCTGACGCTCAGGAGACCCTCGGGAAGAACAGGTACATTTCTTTGCAGAGGACAGTTTAACGGAACGATTAGCCTTCAGTCTAAATGACAGAATCTATTTTAACAGCAAATAAATTTTGTGTAATAGCCTCAGCAGGTACAAATTATCAGAACTTAAAgcagtttgttgttgttttcctttttaaacgcTTAATAAATTTAAATTGCTTCAGCTACCGGCTGTATTTCACCTTGAATGAATGTCTCATTTTTCTTCACCCAAGAGGAAGCATCTGTCTGATCTTGTGTTTCTTTGATACaggatttccttctttccttgagGAGAAAAATGAGCTGGGGATTCCTACGTGATCTGCTGAGTGGAGTGAATAAATATTCAACGGGAATTGGAAGAATCTGGGTAGCAGTTGTGTTCATATTCCGCTTACTGGTTTACATTGCAGTCGCAGAAAACATCTGGAAATATGAACTTGATGAATTTGAATGCAACGTCAAGCAGCCTGGTTGTGAAAACGTCTGCTTTGACCattttttccctgtctcccaCATCAGGCTTTGGGCTTTGCAATTAATCATGGTCTCCACCCCTTCACTCTTGGTTGTTTTTCATGTTGCTTACCgagagaacagagagaaacaccACAACCGGAAACTTTATAGAAGTCTGGGAGAGATAGATGGCGGATTGCTGTGCACTTACCTTATCAGCcttgttttaaaaacaggatttgaaatagtttttctttttctgttttataaattgTACAATGGATTCAAAGTACCACGTCTTGTGAAATGTGACATAAGACCATGTCCCAATACCGTAGACTGCTATATTTCCAAACCCACAGAGAAGAtgattttcctctattttctggTGGCAACTTCAGGCCTGTGCATCGTATTAAATCTAAGTGAATTGAGTTACCTCGTTTTCAAATACTCCATAAAATGTTATCTGAAGAGTTATGTCAAGAAACATCAAGGCTTAAAAAGGGATTGCCACAAATCAGAAATCGTCGGTCACGACACACCAGAAGCTGCTGGACGGTTCCACAACAGCACCTTGTCTTTGCCTCTGAATATACAAGACAAACGTGAAGAAAGTTCCCCGTTGACTTGAAAGATGGCTGGAGACCACCTTCCTGTTCCACAAGCTGTATTTGACAAATTGCTTTTCCAATCAGAACTGAAAGGATAGTTAtgcaggaaatgctttttctctaTTAATTCCCCCTCAGTTGAGTGGATAAATTCAGTCACGTTATGTATGTCACACATAGAATCGTCTAGATCTTTTCACGTTGAAACAAGAGGTGTAGGAGTCTGAAAATTCCACGAAGTTTTAATATAAACACCGATGCTTATGATAAATCATGCTGAAACAATCGCTTAAGCAATTGTGTTTTGATTATTACACAGAATTGCTTGGGTACAAGCAAAAAGAGGCTTTTTATATGCAGAGCTGGAACAGCTTGGGATTGATTAAAGTGCTGAGCAGTATGGGGACGTACAGCCTTTGCCAGGTGGGTGGATCTGATAACCGTTGAAATGGTGATCGGAAAGCGCTGGCATACAGTGGCTGCTGGTGTCGTGAAGTGAGCTGGATAGTCAGAAACCCATTGCACTGGACTGCTGTAAAACatctcaaaaaaaggaaaaaaataagaagatgtAGACACACATGGTGATCTATGGTGATAGCCCGTGGTGATAAAGACAGACCTGGTTATTTAGCTATTTGTGGAGCATCTTCTTCTGGAACTATTTGAGCCCTTTACAGTTTTTAGGGTATTTATCATCAGAACACATCCTGTAAGAAATGGTATTTGCTTAAACTTGTGGAGGCAGCATATACCAGAGCACAGAGTTAACTCCTGGTCACATGCACTGAACAGCTCCCGAGTCATTTCTTCTGCTCCATGACTGTGTCATTTAAGGAAAAAGATGATTCCCAGTTCCCTGGGATGTGAGTAGAGAAATGCAGACTACACAACATGGCAAAACAGTAGCCAGCACGCCTAGTATTCAGTAGCCTGGAATCTGCTCCCTTTAGTAAGGCTGAAAATACTGCTACTCCTTCAGTAGATTTCTCTGCCATAGAAGAACATGTGAAATCCAAAAACAAGAAAACCTTCCAGTAGTAATAAAAAGAATGATCTATTCCCTCCCCACAAATTTCAGACTCTCTCTTAAACGCCACGCACCTCCTCTCTTTGTTATGTGTGTTGCCTGGGCTAACAGGAAGGGGACAGAAATTATCTGAGACGTGTCTTCTGTTGAACCTAGGCTTCCgagacaacagaaataaaaagcctaATAGACTTATTTCAGGGTGGCGTTCTCCTTCCTTTGCTGGGATGAAAGACCTTCCTTCAGACACATCAGTACTGAGCCTGATCAAAATACGCCCTTTACAGAAAAACACCACCTGCAATAAGCGGAGCTGCCTTAATATTGAACTGATTTTATTGTTCATGCCAGGATTAAGAGGAGGAAACCGCAGCAAACACATGTTAACTATTATTGCTGCCTGAATGTTGAATCAATTTTATTGTCTGTGCCAGGATAAAGAGGAGGAAACAGTAGCAAAAAGCACGTTAACTTTTTCACTCAAACAAAAACCAGCTTTGGTTACAAAACATTACTTTTATGAGTACTGGGGTAGCAGTAACATAATTAACTTTAAGAACTAACTAATCATCTATATGCTTTTGAGTGtgattttcaagctttttttttttttgctaaaataaaccTACTTTTAAAAAAGGTGGAGATccatttgctgctgctgaacttaAGAGCAACAGCAGCCCCTCAAACACTAGCTTGCCAGCTTGTGGCCAGTTAAAGTTTTACATCTCGAGTGATGCCGAATGAGCGTGTCTAATCGAGGCTTTGCAGAATCCggaatattttctgttaaatctCTCCGTACACAGGACGCGGCTCATGACAGAAATGCAGTTAGAAACTCTTTTGCAGCTACTGGACAAAACCCAGCAAGGAGCGCAGGAAGCAAAGCCACTGTCCGTCAGCCATCAGTAACGGTGACTGCCACAGTGTGAGTAATTAAGAACAAACCCCCAAATTATCTTGGCCCTTTTGTACCCTAACACATCATTTTTTACGACGAAGGCAACgctatcaaaataaaaaaaatgcttccaagaTGACTGGTTTTTAATTATTGAGGACAGATTTTAAGACAGCACAttaatgaaaaagtatttatttgttgggttttttttttaaagcaatgtttatttgagagaaaatgaagagaagcaAACACAGTTTAGCCAACACAGGTTTCTGATTAATTTTTGCATTAGCTGCTCTTtaataaaaaagtatattaaGTCAGGACTTGAAGGGTTTTAGAGCATCCCCTAAAACTCTGTAGCTGGTCAGAGCTTCCCGCTTAGACCAAAAATTTTCCTGTGAAACAAGAACTTTAATTCTTTGGAATGTATATTCAAGGTTTTATTTCTAATTCTATCTTCAACAGCCATGAAGTGATAAACAAACTCCAAAATCAACAAGGTTTCAAGTCTTGGAGGATACTTCAGTTTTGACAAAGCCAGTACCTTACatgagaaatattctgaaaaattatTACGGACCAACCCTGTGTAACCCCCGACTCGCTCGTAGCAAACCGCCAACTGGCTTTTACATCACGTGCTGCAAAATTAGTGTTTGACAGAGCCACTAATGAGAAGGAAACGAGCATCACACACGGCAGCTCTGTCAGATTGTACTTAACCTGAGAGAACAGAAACAAACTCATGTACTTTCTGAACCCCTGCTCTTGGCCAGCATTTGGTCTTTTACTGGCTCCTTCCCTTCCACTCCCCTTTCCCAGCCTTTATACTCCTTTGTGCTCCAGTTTAAATTTcactcatccatccatccctgaAGTCATTTGCTCTTACATTTTTGGTTCAAATGAGTGTGTGGGCTCGGTCCCTAAACTAAAGGTTTAAGGGCTTTTTCGTGTAATCAACTTCCAAGTCActcaaagagacaaaaaaatttcaagtgcaatgtttttttttttctttttacagtgtaCAAGTACAGTCTCCTCAAGCACACAGCAGTTGGTAGGAAGCCAATCTGAGCCCATAGTGTAACGGAGAAATGACACGATCATTCCGTGCACGTTCGTACAAAAATATTTACCTCATTCCTATTTCAAAACATCTCTGCAAACATTAAAAGCTCCAAGTCATACATACAtcctcattttctttaaaacccaAGCAATCTCCTTGCCTTGTGACAGATGAGCTTTGAAAAAGAAGTCACAGAACAAATTTTTTCCCTATGTGCTGACAGTTTTCTTCCCTTAGCTCCCACCTCCAGCGCCCCTGGCCCCGTTTCCCACCCCTTCAACAGGACCATCTTCCCTGTACCGAGGCTCCATCCCGGAGTAAGCAGGACACAAGCAGGAGCTCCTCTAGCCCGGGGGCCCAAACCTCCGGGTAGTGTGtccctgcccacgcaggtgggaGCTCCAGCCAACTCATTCCTTGGCACAGAAACTAATTGCAAGGATACAGCTTTTCCTCACCTCAACCAATGACTGTTTTCAATGTTACTTTTACAAGCATCGCTCCCTCACTCTCCAACACCCACAGCGGGACTCCCCATCCTGCTGAGAACGACCACCCCAAAACACATGAGGACAAACCCACTGCTCTTATTTACACTGAATTCGGGCTCAGACAACACAAGATTTCTTTGCAAACATAGTTAACTACAAGAGAGGCTGACTGCCGGTTTAAAGGTGTCTTTCAATCGCAAGACAGTCTGTACTCTGCATCCAGACTCCTTGATTTCACTGTTTCCCCATAAGCAACAACTGCTGGCTTAGCCAGCATGTTCCCGATGGTGACAAAGGGtttaaaagaaagcatctttGCTCAAATAGACCACGGTTCACAGGTGACACGTCTGGAAGACAGAGacacagaggaggaaggagaaagagagaggggagaagacagaGAGGGAGCGAGCTGGGCTCAGCCACCCTGGAGCCCCATCCCGCCCGGCAGCCCCAAGGGCAGGGATACGGCTCCAGGCTCTGGAAGAGCTCTCAGTTCAGGCACGCTGCCGCAGCTGTGGCAGGAGGCTTTACACATCACTCAAGGTAAACCACCTAAATGCAAATGCCAAATTTATCTCCTCAGGAACTTTTGTAGGTGGCTTTACCAAACCACAGTGCCCTCTGCAGTCCGTGACACCTTAAATCAGACCCTGCCTTCGGTCCCCCACTTtaagtttaaaatactttttttttcaaaaaggaaaaaaaacccaaaatgcactAGATTACCTGTTGGACAGGCTGTCAGTACCCACCTAAAAGGGGGTTGCCATGGAGGGCACTGACTGTAATGGTACAGCACCCACTTTAATTGGATTAATTTGTCTAAGAACGAGACCATATTAAAAATTTCATTCTCAGAAATTCAGACCCTACATTCAGATCCAAACCATAAGTTGTTTCCTGGCTATTTATtacattgtgggtttttttccttttttttttttttttaaaatagcatctaGTATAGCACTGTGTAGCTAAATAGTTGTATGCTAttctcagtttaaaaactgcaaatGATGCAGTATCTACCATTGGGAATGTCAAAGTTGAAACTATTTAACTTACACTACAcaaaattcttctaaaaattaAACAGTTACGAGGTCTGTTGACAGCGACTGCAGTGGTTAGGTACATCTGAAAACAAGAAACTTCAGGCGAGCTTTGCGGATCCTCTCCAGAGGAGGTTCTCTGCCCTCTTCTCCCCTGCAGAAGATCCCCTCTACAATCACTGCGGCTGGCATGCAACAGCAACTCCCATCCAGGGAGACCACGCAGCCTCTGGTAGGTAGAACGTGGCATAACGCACTTGAAATGATTATAACGATCTCTCATAGAGTTAAAATGCaaggatttggtttggttttatcaTTCTCAGACCGCACCTTTGATTTACTAACTTGGCAAAATTATCAGTTGAGTCACGCGGGAGGGATCGAAAGCGAGAGGAGCGGAAGGGCTCCGTTCAAATGGAAGCACAGGCTTTCCGAGAAGGTATGCAATTTAGCACCAGATAGCAAACCAAGGGCTATGCCCGAGTTGAAATGCTGTTGCCTTTCCGCATTTTCATACACAATGCTCACTCTCACAAGAAGTCACTTCATTTGGTTGTAGGAACGTGCCCTCTGCATCGATATTCAAGTAAACTGTCAAAGATTCCAGGTGAATAGCTTAAGAGCAATCAAGTGTAGCATTTAATGCAAAGCTTTACATGGCAAGACAagtttatagggaaaaaaaaatcaagccaatCTCTCCCAAGATAAAGACTATTTTATATTACTGAAGGTAGGTCACATCCAGTAATGAGAATCATCCAAGAAAAATTTTTGGTACCGCACAACCCAGCTGGCTTGTCCCATCCGAGTTAAGAATAATCACGCATGAACACCGACACTGAAGATTCCTGGGTACTGACAGCTCCCACCAACGCATTCACGCTTTTGGTTACTCAACAAACTGGATACCTGTCGTTTCGGTTAGCAGCATAGAGAGACATTGCTCCAATCCCGGGCGCGAGGAGCGGCACCGCTTCTGAGGCTCCTTCCAGTGTGGACAAGAGAGAGGTGGCCAGAGCGCTGCCAGGTACAGTcagcaagaggcagaagagagCGGAGGGAGCCCATGCCATCAATAGAGCACAACCACCGAGTTTATCTGCAAGATCACAATCTCACTTCCCTTTCAGAAAGTGCCTTGTTTATTCAGTTTTTAATGGTATGGCATAAGGACTCACGTATTTTTATAGATAGATACCAAACTGGTATTATCAAAATAAACAATCTGTTTTATAAACCCACTATTTACAAAAACggtttctgaagtttttttgttttgtttttttaacaaaaattaaactATACACCAATCTAagttacagaaacaaaaataaccttTATAAGATCACATGtataaaacaagaaatgaaatgtgattttatttaagGCAATACTGGGCTACTTCACAAATCACCACCTCAAATATATACACTGCTCCACACTACTAATTTTCTATCACATTCACAACGGATTCTTTAATACCAAATATTGTTTTAAATCTCCAATGTAGCAaactatttttattcacatttccatttttattatggAATCATAAATGCTTTGTATCcaattaaaagcaatgaaaaatgtaGCTATAAGAAAACTATTATATTTATGAGTTAACTACATATGAATACCATCCATAGATACTGGATgttaaaatttacaaaaatgaGAGCGTGTCAGTACGTTTAACCTATGAAATGTGATCTTATCCAGCTCCTCTCCTGTAAATAAATGCTTTATGCAAAATAAACTGGATATGGCAGACCTAGCTAGTTTTAGTTCAAaagttcttaatttaaaatgaCTAGAGGACAGTTTTAAAAACTTGCTCACTTAGTTACAAATTAAAATTCCGAATATAAATGTGTCATTTAATAGTTTAGACTTACAgactgctggtggcagcaaaTGATTTacaataataaatatatacaaaaaaatgtATCTACAAATAAAGAGGACTGTTATACATGAGCAGTGACCTGGTGAAAGATACCAATCACAGACAACTCACAAAGATTTAGTTCATGGAAAGGACAATCGGATAGAAAGTTGAGGTTTTGATCAAGTATTTACAAAGCTGAAGCAATTACTCTGTTCTTCAAGTCCCATAGGgataaaaacaaataagaaatttaCATGACTCATGTCATGTTTTTTGCTAGATTAAatcacttcaaaataaaagagcTCCACAGTCACCAGCATGCTTGATGGCTTCCTATTCAGAATAAATTTTATTACAGGTTATGGTTAAACACATTAGGTTTTCAGTATTTTGACTCCCCTTCCTCGGGACGCGTAACAACAACTTTTGCAGCTGTAACCTCTGGATTATCCTCCCAACGTCCTTCGAGCTTTGTCAAACTGACAACAGGTTTCATTTCCTGAAGTTGCTTCAACACACGCTCGGCACAGTCTTTAAAAGTCTTGTCTAAAACGATCTTCACGTTATCACCACAGGGAAGCCGTGAGGGGTTGGCAAACGGTACAAGGGTTTCAGTTTCAGAACATGACCAAGTGACAGTATTACTTGCTACGGAGGTCTTCTCGTTGGATTTTCGTGAGTTCGAATGGGACCCTTTTTTGGTTCCGCTGCTGTGGTAGTCTCTTTCggtgcttttcttttgcttcacagCGGACTCTTCGAGGAACTTGAGGAATGACACTTCAAAACCCATCGGCTTAAACGAGCTCCAGTCGAAAGCTGCGGGCTGCTCTTCGGCCGTTTGAATGGCGACAGCGGTCTCTTCCTCCCTGTGCACGCTACTCACGTCAATGGGCAGTACTTCCTCAGTTTTTTCGGTTCTCCTCCTCTTATTCtgagatacatttttttctttgtttgctctttttaagttgttggatttttgcttttctgaagggCAGGAGCTGGTCTCCTGCAAGTCACCATTTACACTGGAAGATATTTTTGCTTGATTTTCAGCACTTGAACAATCCTCGTTAATCAGTTTAGTAATGAATAGTTCTGTCAGTTCGTCCACTTCATCCTTCTCacctttttcagtttccttttgcGGTAACATAGATGTGCTTGAATCATTATTGCTCACTATCAAAATCGGTTCAGGCTCTTTCACATCGCTTTTTTTATCAGTCTCCTCTTGCTCACAAGAGGCTTCCTTTACTTCTGAGACAGAGTGCTTTTTAGATACAATAAGAAGATTTCTGTGTTGGGAAGTAAATGCTTTGGACAGCTTATGACATTTATAATGCCTTATTATGTTACTTTCACTTGTAACTACTGAGGAGCATCCCTTTATCATACATGGATACTGAGTTATGAACCTGCTCGTACACTCCGATAAGGCATCATTTCTAGCCTTTATTGAATACACGTGCTTGCCACGTTTCAGTGAATAAGCCTTATTTTCTTGAACTTGTATTCCTTTTGagtttttgttttccaagttcacatttttcttccGTTTTGTTTTCACTGACAGCCTGTTACCTTCTTTTCCCGATCTGTTTTTCAGTCCTCTCTGTTTGGACTTCAACGGTTTCTCCTGATTTGCTTTGCTTGAAATGTTTTCCTGACCTGGTGTCAGTCTCCTGGGTCTTATTAGATGATCTTTATGCTTGTCATTATGTTTGTTAAAAATATGCCTTAAGAGGTTAGACCTAGTAGCATAAATACGGTCACAGCCTTCACAGTCACATTTGAATACGCCGTCATCTTCTACTTTGTTTGGCTTTATCTTTATACCGTGATCTGCCTCAAGATGTACAACATAGTTAAGATATGCTGTAAACGAAGTCTTACACTGAGACTGATCACAAGAAAACCTTCCTGTCTCTGGAGCCGATTTCATACTTCCAATTTGCTCTGGGGTCATGTCATGAAGCTTCATATAATGTTGTATCAAGCTGGTAACTTCCTGGAAGATGCGAGAGCAGTCACTCACCTCACACCTGAACTCTCTGACGGTGGGTTTGGTTTCCACCTCATCGCGTTCCTCTTTGCCTGGCTCAATCTCCTCCTCCACTTCGACAGAGAAAGCAGGGAGGTCTGATTTGTGCACAGCTTGGTAATGAAGGATTAGGTTTTGTTGTATTGTAAAAGCCGCAAAGCAGCCTTGATGGACGCACCGGTATGGTCTATAAGGGCTGTATCTAGTGGGAAACTCCAGAGACTTTGTTACGGGCTTCCGAcgttttctctcctctttttccttcctgtacCTCCTAACCTTGCGTACTTTGGGTTGTGCCTGTGTACTACCAATAGTCTCTGCATTATGCTGCTCCAGTGGAACAGAAACCACTTGGGGAGGTTTTTCCAGTCTTTCAGGAATATTATTTTCTGGCAGAAGTTTTTCCGAGACTTTTACAGGCTCTACAGCTTCCTTTATCTCAGCTTCTTTGACCAATGGAgctgcagttttgttttctattattaGTGTCTGCAAAGTTTTTATTTCAACAGGTCGTGGGGCTGTGTTTACAGTTTCATTTTGAGATCTTCTGCCATAAggccttttaatttttaactttaccATCTCCTCTGTCGTAAAATGATGTACAAGCTGACAGTGTGCTCGGAGATTAGAGTTTCTTGTGAATGTTTTTGGACAGGTAGCTACAACACATTTGAACGGAGCATACTTCAGTTGATGTTTCTTAATTTCTAGTATCATTTCTGCACTGTACTGATGAACCTTGCCATAGTGTTTAAATAATGCATCTTTTGTCATAGCACTATAATTGCACCCTGGATCCTGACATACAAACGGTTTATTTACTTTATCACTAAACTGAATGTTACTTGCCTCTGGAGATATCTGGATGAGGGGTTTATTTTCAGTCGATACAACAGGAACTGCTGGTGCTAGCACGTCTGCTGGAGGACACTGGGAAACAGTCTCAGAGACCTGAATGGGTGAATCATCTTCTAGTTTCAGTTTTTGCAAGCGCTCCAAAATTTCCAATATTTGAGTATCGTCCTTTTGAGATGTCTCAGACTGAGCAGAGCTACTCTTTGCAGTGGTGACATTCCCCGCGTGCACGGCAAACTGTGCAGGAGTGGGTAGTTTTACACTATGTGCACCATTTCCTGAAGAAGCCTGTGCATTATTTACTTGCGAATTCTGTTCTGAAGCAGCAATGGTGTCTTGAATTTCAGTTTTCACCTCAAGTATTTGTGAATTCATAgcagttttaattatttccagGGTTTTTTCAAAGTTCTGCATAACATTGTCTTCCGAAATCTGTTCCTGCGAATTTGCTTGCACACAGGAATTTACAGCCATCATTTGGGAATCCCCATTTTCAGTTTTTACTGTTAAAGGGGGTAACGTATGAGCCTCGAGATTTGTTTTGAAGTTCTCTTTGATGCTGGCCATGAATAACTGATTGTCAACGTTATTGAGTTTCTGTGTGAGATTTTCCACCGCTGCTTGAGAGCCACAATTTGCCAGCAAGTTGGACTGAAAACCTTCGCCCTGTATTTGCACTTTTCCGTCAGTGCTTTTGGTTAGAAGTCCCATCGTTGTATTATTTAATTCTACTTTCTGTGACGTATTGGGCGCAAGCAAAGGTGtagttgcttttctcttcctctttgaaGCACTGGTTCCCTTTTTATTCAAGTTGCTTGATCCTGAATTCTTGGGACTACTTATAACTGAAACTCGCGAACTGTTCCCTGCAAAGTTTTGCGCTGCTGCAACAGTGTTAGAAAACGAGCTGGGACATAAGCCATTTTCAATAGTCTTTAGCATTAAGTCCTCTGTCGCAAAAACAGGCAAACTCTTGCATTCATTTATCGGAGGAATTTTGGCATTGGGGGTCCTGTTTTGGTCTGTTAGCAGGGTACTGGGGTTGCAgacaggctgcagcagaggcGACGCGGTTGAGTTGGGAAGAACAGTTGCATTTATCTGAGTCGTACCAGTGATGCAACTTGTTGTAACTACATGTGGAAGTACTTCCGTGTTATCAAAGGTACTCGGGATGCCTGCAGTCTCCAAGGCttgttttattatttgatttcCTTCCTCATTCCCACCGGTATTAAAGTTAGTCACGTTGACTCGTGGAAACACAGTCTGCAGTAAAGCTGTGGAACGATTTTCAGCTGCAAGTAACTGGAGGAAAGATGGATCTTTAAAACATGTCTCTGGATTGAAGGCAGACTCCTGGGGTTGCTGCAAGTTTAATGAATTTGAGGAAAGAATCATACTGGCAAGCAAAGA
This window encodes:
- the ZNF292 gene encoding zinc finger protein 292 isoform X2, with the protein product MRIKHLMKTKQLTQATALAKLCSDHPEISAKGNFKQTYLVCLCSGSPNEKLMEEIAEVDCKDALEMICNLESDGDEKSALILCAAFLSRQLQQGEMYCAWELTLFWSKLQQRVEPSIQVYLERCRQLSVLTKTVYHIFFLIKVINSEIDGAGLATCIELCVKALRLESSENTDVKISICKTISCLLPDDLEVKRACQLSEFLLEPTVDAYYAVEMLYNQPDQKYDEENLPIPNSLRCELLLVLKTQWPFDPEFWDWKTLKRQCLALMGEEASIVSSIDELNDSEVYEKVEGCQEETKETSVNGLAGTFDEATSLLKGIRDEKQKKREIKKLRERGFISARFRNWQAYMQYCVLCDKEFLGHRIVRHAQKHYKDGIYSCPICAQNFNSKENFVPHVTLHVKNSSKERLAAMKPLRRLGRPPKIATANENQKTDSVSKQEQRPIKKNSLYSTDFIVFNDNDGSDDENDDKDKPYIPEIVPVQKPLPVNEFTCPVTFCKKGFKYFKNLIAHAKGHKDNEEAKRFLEMQSKKVICQYCRRHFVSVTHLNDHLQMHCGSKPYICIQMKCKAGFNSYAELLTHRKEHQVFRAKCMFPKCGRVFSEAYLLYDHEAQHYNTYTCKVTGCGKVYRSQSELEKHVEDHNKQPEEEQQPESQPDQPDLSQPSKANETTDGVAVKEELTSPPADNQSSFTEGENVVWNQIKAEPVRNESVNASATVLQQSDSLPTAGSEQSPTASVKTEVAIPASSIKMAAVNQKIRDNFVKRGKLAASASKVDTTKPGAQQLCSSVDSCLTVFQERKEEDCLSQTQNIQNISVTSDTLKPEALESKSLERQVSIVNPFSVQNQAGYRNSVPISKLEIEDSIKAAANLYNLPLKTLESITFIPSQPNINSPLVSAVPPAAPIQKFNCQVEGCTRTYNSSQSIGKHMKAAHPDQYAAFKMQRKNKKPRKSTNLQNVPNDGKIVYLMPSQVGSPTSGAAFTTQNKPNLNPTCSSQVQHVSSPLFPTHLENLANPMLPIVESVINPSLSTRIKSEPESVLCSQMENLSGATLPSQLDDLAKTVMPLNIDGGSDPFLPLPAENGPMSLFPSSAENPPNSVFSQLENNTNNFSSQLEGNTSSAFPKEETVDQIFPSRLSNENNFNETGSQHPPSEKVKKDRGRGPNGKERKPKHNKRAKWPAIIRDGKFICSRCFRVFTNPRSLGGHLSKRSYCKPLEGSEISPEALQANGQSLLASMILSSNSLNLQQPQESAFNPETCFKDPSFLQLLAAENRSTALLQTVFPRVNVTNFNTGGNEEGNQIIKQALETAGIPSTFDNTEVLPHVVTTSCITGTTQINATVLPNSTASPLLQPVCNPSTLLTDQNRTPNAKIPPINECKSLPVFATEDLMLKTIENGLCPSSFSNTVAAAQNFAGNSSRVSVISSPKNSGSSNLNKKGTSASKRKRKATTPLLAPNTSQKVELNNTTMGLLTKSTDGKVQIQGEGFQSNLLANCGSQAAVENLTQKLNNVDNQLFMASIKENFKTNLEAHTLPPLTVKTENGDSQMMAVNSCVQANSQEQISEDNVMQNFEKTLEIIKTAMNSQILEVKTEIQDTIAASEQNSQVNNAQASSGNGAHSVKLPTPAQFAVHAGNVTTAKSSSAQSETSQKDDTQILEILERLQKLKLEDDSPIQVSETVSQCPPADVLAPAVPVVSTENKPLIQISPEASNIQFSDKVNKPFVCQDPGCNYSAMTKDALFKHYGKVHQYSAEMILEIKKHQLKYAPFKCVVATCPKTFTRNSNLRAHCQLVHHFTTEEMVKLKIKRPYGRRSQNETVNTAPRPVEIKTLQTLIIENKTAAPLVKEAEIKEAVEPVKVSEKLLPENNIPERLEKPPQVVSVPLEQHNAETIGSTQAQPKVRKVRRYRKEKEERKRRKPVTKSLEFPTRYSPYRPYRCVHQGCFAAFTIQQNLILHYQAVHKSDLPAFSVEVEEEIEPGKEERDEVETKPTVREFRCEVSDCSRIFQEVTSLIQHYMKLHDMTPEQIGSMKSAPETGRFSCDQSQCKTSFTAYLNYVVHLEADHGIKIKPNKVEDDGVFKCDCEGCDRIYATRSNLLRHIFNKHNDKHKDHLIRPRRLTPGQENISSKANQEKPLKSKQRGLKNRSGKEGNRLSVKTKRKKNVNLENKNSKGIQVQENKAYSLKRGKHVYSIKARNDALSECTSRFITQYPCMIKGCSSVVTSESNIIRHYKCHKLSKAFTSQHRNLLIVSKKHSVSEVKEASCEQEETDKKSDVKEPEPILIVSNNDSSTSMLPQKETEKGEKDEVDELTELFITKLINEDCSSAENQAKISSSVNGDLQETSSCPSEKQKSNNLKRANKEKNVSQNKRRRTEKTEEVLPIDVSSVHREEETAVAIQTAEEQPAAFDWSSFKPMGFEVSFLKFLEESAVKQKKSTERDYHSSGTKKGSHSNSRKSNEKTSVASNTVTWSCSETETLVPFANPSRLPCGDNVKIVLDKTFKDCAERVLKQLQEMKPVVSLTKLEGRWEDNPEVTAAKVVVTRPEEGESKY